A genomic region of Rhipicephalus sanguineus isolate Rsan-2018 chromosome 3, BIME_Rsan_1.4, whole genome shotgun sequence contains the following coding sequences:
- the LOC119386357 gene encoding arylsulfatase B-like yields MQGWDDVSFHGSPQIPTPNLDALAADGVILNNYYAQPSCTPSRAALMTGLYPIRTGLQGLALDVADPWGLPSDFRILPQYLKDLGYETHIVGKWALGYYMTKLTPTCRGFDSFYGYYSGEENYYTHSVTYQNHTGQDFWLNREPLWSANGSYSTTLYTERAKYLIRNRDKSKPLFLFLSHQAPHGAGDPEPFQAPQENIDKFPYIGEKNRTIYAGMVHALDQSVGEVVKALSDAHILQNTVIIFSSDNGGQPWGFHTTRSINWPLRGSKGTVWEGGTRVPAFVWSPFLVHSRRVSYQLMHITDWLPTLYSIGGGNVHALGKLDGYNMWEHLCYGLGSPRVEMLYNIDYRFLNAAALRLWRYKLVLDGTGFMSDRFPRPGGSRPSRDLHRLLDQSLAAKVLRGFYKRDRLHFPKHWRERATLKCGVPTWARFRAKDTVHLFDIVTDPCELNNVASLYPEVVALMKKRIEYYQATALPAMFEPKDPAGFPEHHNGTWAPWAGSTC; encoded by the exons ATGCAGGGATGGGACGACGTCAGCTTTCACGGGTCCCCTCAGATCCCCACGCCAAACTTGGACGCCCTGGCTGCAGACGGTGTCATACTGAACAACTACTACGCTCAGCCGTCTTGCACTCCCTCGAGGGCAGCCCTGATGACTGGACTCTATCCCATACGCACAG GATTGCAAGGACTTGCGCTTGACGTGGCAGATCCGTGGGGGCTGCCGTCGGACTTCCGGATTCTCCCTCAATACCTCAAAGACCTCGGATACGAAACGCATATCGTTGGAAAG TGGGCTCTTGGATATTACATGACGAAGCTGACCCCGACTTGCCGCGGTTTCGACAGCTTTTACGGCTATTACAGTGGAGAAGAGAACTACTACACACACAGTGTAACGTAC CAAAACCACACCGGTCAGGACTTCTGGCTCAACAGAGAACCCTTATGGTCTGCAAATGGTTCCTATTCCACGACGCTGTACACGGAAAGAGCGAAGTATCTCATCCGCAACCGAGATAAGTCAAAG CCGCTCTTTTTGTTTCTAAGTCATCAGGCACCGCACGGAGCAGGAGATCCCGAGCCATTTCAGGCGCCGCAGGAAAACATTGACAAGTTTCCTTATATTGGAGAAAAGAACAGAACAATCTACGCAG GTATGGTGCACGCGCTGGACCAATCTGTGGGGGAAGTGGTTAAGGCCCTGAGCGACGCTCACATCTTGCAAAACACCGTCATCATCTTCAGCAGCGACAACGGTGGCCAACCATGGGGTTTCCACACGACCCGCAGCATCAACTGGCCCCTGCGCGGATCCAAGGGCACGGTCTGGGAAGGAGGCACCAGAGTTCCGGCATTTGTCTGGAGTCCTTTCTTGGTCCACTCTCGCAGAGTCTCGTATCAGCTTATGCACATCACGGACTGGCTGCCCACGTTATATTCAATCGGCG GAGGCAACGTACACGCACTTGGCAAGCTCGACGGATACAATATGTGGGAGCATCTATGCTACGGACTGGGCTCGCCTCGAGTGGAGATGCTTTACAACATCGACTACCGGTTCTTGAACGCCGCGGCTCTGCGGTTGTGGCGCTACAAGCTGGTGCTGGACGGCACGGGTTTCATGAGCGACCGCTTCCCGAGACCCGGTGGAAGTCGGCCCAGCCGCGACCTCCACCGATTGCTCGACCAATCGCTGGCAGCTAAAGTCCTGCGTGGCTTTTACAAAAGGGACCGCCTGCATTTCCCCAAGCACTGGCGGGAGAGAGCGACGCTGAAGTGTGGCGTGCCGACGTGGGCGCGATTTCGCGCCAAGGACACCGTCCACTTGTTCGACATCGTCACGGATCCGTGTGAGCTGAACAATGTGGCCAGCTTATACCCAGAG GTTGTGGCACTCATGAAGAAGCGCATCGAATACTACCAAGCTACGGCACTGCCTGCCATGTTCGAACCGAAGGATCCTGCAGGTTTTCCTGAGCACCACAATGGAACGTGGGCACCGTGGGCAGGGTCAACGTGTTGA